The following proteins come from a genomic window of Henningerozyma blattae CBS 6284 chromosome 4, complete genome:
- the TBLA0D02690 gene encoding integrase catalytic domain-containing protein (Ty like retrotransposon), producing MYYKFINKNGIRVKFYYDMPSTKLEIQLNEMVHFPKWMVDLNKCEICVAGKMTKHFHYTNSMNNYTMLKTPGSSWTINLFGPVNKVTSGTPRFMMLMVDSVSRYVICTTHLYKIDDEIVAQIDNNIRFIETQFGRKVQEFITDRGSEFTNNDLKLLEDKKGIQLLSSISVQRRIIT from the coding sequence aaattcattaacaAGAATGGTATTAGagtaaaattttattacgATATGCCATCAACAAAACttgaaattcaattaaatgagATGGTCCATTTTCCAAAATGGATGGTTGATTTGAATAAGTGTGAAATTTGTGTAGCTGGAAAAATGACTaaacattttcattatacaaattcaatgaataattatacAATGCTAAAGACACCAGGTTCGTCATGGACTATTAATTTGTTTGGTCCAGTTAACAAAGTTACATCAGGAACACCTAGGTTTATGATGCTAATGGTTGATAGTGTTTCAAGATATGTTATATGCACAACTCATCTTTACaaaattgatgatgaaattgttgctcaaattgataataatataagatTTATTGAAACACAATTTGGACGAAAAGTAcaagaatttattacaGATAGAGGCTCGGAAtttacaaataatgatttaaaattattagaagataaAAAGGGAATTCAACTACTCTCTTCAATTTCAGTACAAAGAAGAATCATTACCTAA